Within the Gigantopelta aegis isolate Gae_Host chromosome 8, Gae_host_genome, whole genome shotgun sequence genome, the region CAGAGTAATCGATACGCGTCGACCTAGTACTTTGTACAACGGTAAAGTTATGGAATAAAACGATTCGTTTGTTACGTTTCGTAGTATGTAGGAtgagtataaataaaataaccagttaCTGCTTTAAGATATATCGGCTTTTTTTTCTGCACCGGTCGAGGCAGGTCCTTGGTGGATGTTGTTTTGTAAGACATTCACCAATTTACATACTACAcgagtgtccgttagataccatttatctcacaacgtattgttttaaaatatatctaacgagcaaaagcgaaTTAGTATGTTTCTAaataacgagttgtaagataaatggtatctaacggacacaaatgtattattctatttcttacatatcctcaaaaatcaggttttaagcaaatttttacagcctttgcacttgtagctaacttacgcgtcacgtacaaatgattgccaggttaactatacgttacagtgtaatcgatttggatcgtgctgggttttttttcattggatgtatggcattggtgacgtggtcatcacctaggagcagtcagtcgcatgtcttgaaattaacacacgtacatgtgtaaacaggtatgtgttgtcaaaaataacgaatgatgttctcaccaacaggtgtgtaagaagctctggttttacataattatataaataacatttccatatacttaccttttctgacacccaatagccgatgtgtctTTTTTTGCTGGGGAGGGAACggaaagtagcccagtggtaaagcgctcgcctgataagcggtcggtctaggatcgatccctgtcggtgggcccattgggctgtctctcgttccagcctgagCCGACATGTTTAGTGGTATCCTTAAATATACCATTTGTCTCCACAGTGATTTTGGGGGTTTAGACATGCGTGACatagtaaataattaaataccaCATGAAACTAATCAGCGTCATGACTTTCATCCGTCAGCACGGCCATTACGGTTCAAATGATATCTGTCAATTCACCAAATAGCATCGCAGTCCTTTGATCGTCTAAAACTATGGATTTCGTTTTACAACTGACCGCGTTAGACTTCAGTCACTTGCCAAAAGAGCAATATTAATCAGGCGCCGCGGAACAGGGATGGGGGCCGGGGCCACCCTCACCTCTATATTTACTTCTGATTCTCAGAAGGCTGGAAATGTCGTATTTCAATAtttgcaattaatttttttttccgaAGAAGCATGCACCCGAATCCGTCCAATAGGTTTCAGAGGCGGATATAGGGGTGGGGCCAGGGCGCCCCccccccgctacattttgcgatagttataattttattatatattaattttcatctttTTACGATTCCcgtccaaacctcccccaaagttcccttggcaatccacctcatgtcattgcggcccccctaaatggattttctggatccgccactgggttCAGAGTCTTTAGGCCCTCAATTTACCATCTACGTGTCTTCACACCgatagtgccccccccccccccccccccctttcaaaTACACTGCGCGGGCCCTGTCATGCGCTTATAATATCGATTACTTTTAATCAACATAAGTGACAGAAACTCAAAGACGATTTACTTTAGCTAACTAAGGCCTGGctttatatattagtatgtGTATTGGCTTTTTACTCAATAGTCGTTtacgtttagttaatttacaacaTTAAAAGGGTAGGGCGTGTTTTTAATGTTGGTACCATAGTAACTAATACTTACGCAAATCAACGTATTcgatattaaaacatattatgcaATTGAGCATTGAGAATTACTATCCAGTTTAACGTATATTCTGCGATTTTCGTTTAATGCAATCTCTAACTTGTCATCTACAAATGCTGTGCTCGCCATTCCTACGTCTTCAAGACTGAGACGTCTCTGTTAATCATCTTTATGTAATAAAGGTGATGATAAGAACTTAAGCTGGTTATGCTGCCTAAAGACATTGATTGTGAATACACGCATGTTTGTTAaacgctatttctcgttccagccagcgcactacaacttgtatatcaaaggccgttgtacgtgctatcctgtctgtgggatggtgcatataaaatatcccttactataATGGAAATTTTTTCCGGTGattactctctaagactataagtcaaaattaccaaatgcttgacacaCTTTTTGTGTTAAACCTCTAGTTTGTGATTTGATTTTATCTGATATGAAGGCGATaactttacaattttaaaagccttctgtatttctttctttattttcagcGTCATAATAATGCAGACGGTGATAACGTGGCGACGTCCCATGGACGCGTCTCTGTACCCTCCGACCGGAAATACGTGCGCGTATCTCCTTGGAAACGCCATGTGCTACATCATATCCGGCCTAATGCTGCTCGTGGTGGGAGTGATCATAACGTCCTTGACCTTCCAGAACCTGGAGGAGCATGACGACAACAAGGAGAGATACGCCGGGCCCGTGTTGATAGGCGCGGGAATTCTCGTGATCGCGCGAGGTGCTTTTAGCCGTCTTCGTCGGCCCGCGCGATCCGACTTGGCGCGCAGACGATCGTTTCTCAGGAGATATATTAGAGAGATTTATAGCAGACCCATGTTAGCAGTAAGTAGCACATTACACTAATTAGTTGCTTAGCATTTAATCATAGTTTTAATTACGGTGGGACATAAAGTCTGGATTTAAAATATCTCATAATACACGAGGGTCATATTGCTTAGGATGAACATGTTCCTCACTTCCCATGACCAGATGGATGTTTCGTCGTCAGTGTAGATaattgtgtgtgtctatgtcatAGTCtcagtctctctgtctctgtctctgtctctctctctctctctctctctctctctctctctctctctctctctctctctctctctctctccctctgtctgtaACTCCCCCTCTGTATGtaactctttctctctcagtctgtctgtctctgtctgtctgtctctgtctctgtctgtctgtctgtctgtctgtctctctctctctctctctctctctctctctctctctctctctctctctctctctctctctctctctctcatgacAAGTAGCCAATATTGTATGTAGACGTTCAAGTCGGCGTCatctattatttaaatattgtaagtTTCAGTGATATCGCACTATACGAGCTGACAGCCACATATATAGAATACTGAATTTCAACACTTTTATGTGCAAATCAAGATAatgtattgtttgtatgattACTTTTCATGTGTATTTGTACAAATCAAgatgtgttgacaactgcctggcacatTTAACTTGTACAAATCAAGATAATGTATTGTTTCTATGGTTACGTTTTATGTGTATGGGTATACATCAAGATACTCTGATTCCGTGGTTActttttatgtgtatgtgtttatgtatatgcGTACTAACAACTGAAgtttttgtatttgtgtatgtagcATAGGGTATCACATACAAAATGGTACGGCTTTCGATACCGATATACTAGGAGTGGGACTAATGTTTCAACGGTCACGAACTTTCGTGAGTGGAAATGAAACTTATtttacgagggacataaacttAATACGAAATGGCAATGggtttaacattttatttacaacccGTTATCGATTTCAGTGTATATCTTTGAAATAAAAACCTCAAAAGGAaacctttttctgttttttccttttcttttataCGACTATTAATGCACGGGATTCAGTACTTAGGCATATTGCATCTGATTCGTCCACCCAAAAAATATAGTTCCACATTAAAATGTATAgttttacatacatacagagttAAAATAAGCATTATAAAATGATGTTGATATTGTATGGCCATTTGGTCTCTTCTTCTgttaataaatgtaatacatgttttaaCATGATATTCTGAACCATATGGGTAACACTTAGTAGATTGTCACGTATACACTTTCTATTTAAAAACTGCGACGAGACTTCCAAGTTGCACCAAATTTAAAGCAAGTGAGTCGTGTTTTAAAAGCTGTCATTGTTTCTGTGTTATGAATTAAGATCGACGACAGGACATTGTGGTACAGTCGTCTTGGATTCTTGCACGATAAATGTAATGTATCTTTCTGTAATCAGGGATTTTGATCTCACTCAAAATGTACTGTCCTGAGCACAGCTGGACCCAGACTCAATccctaatgatgtcacacgcatacagtatggcgttgtcatgatattagtgtctcagactctattagagtctcgagtctagactcttaagttttataaacatcagggcccgtgcttataaaacctttagagtccagacgcaatctctaatgacgtcacacgcatacagtttgtatgacGTTGTCTTAACATTAGTGTCTCAAACTTTATTAGAGTCtcaagtctagactcgagaAGTTTGATAAGCACAAGGGCCCGTGTTTATAAACCTTCTCGAGTCTAGATTCTAAAAGTTTGATAAGCACAAGGGCCCGTGTTTATAAACCTTCTCGAGTCTAGATTCTAAAAGTTTGATAAGCACAAGGGCCCGTGTTTATAAACCTTCTCGAGTCTAgattctaaaagttttataggCACCAGGCCTGGTTCTTTTGAGCACAATAATGATACTAACAGCTTAGCTCACTATTTTTCCAcggcatttttattttttatttttttgccgtggtaattttcttaattgcagttGTTGCAGCTGGTGAAGATTTGTCGAAattcaaaaacacattgaaagtTAGTTTAATGCAGTTCAATCTCAATGCTTCAGTGCTTTAAGTAGGGATTTAGCCAGGATTTTTATCCAGGGTTccatgtctgatgggattgggaaaaGTAGAGTAAATCACACCTGGGACATTTTTCAGGTCattgaatgatgcagtacaccactgttaaatttatttattaaattaaattatattaaatataattttatatatatatatatatatatatatatatatatatatatatatatatatatatatatatatattcgtttGGGAAGGAGCCTatgttcggacccacagaaCGCCTGGATAAATCCCCGTTAAGGTTAAATGTTTTGAGGTCAGTATGTTAAATGTGTTGAGATCAGTATGTTAAATGTGTTGAGGTCagtatgttaaatgttttgagatcagtatgttaaatgttttgagGTCAGTATGTTAAATGGTTTGAGGTCAGTATGTTAAATGGTTTGAGGTCagtatgttaaatgttttgagGTCAGTATGTTAAATGGTTTGAGGTCAGTATGTTAAATGGTTTGAGGTCAGTATGTTAAATGTGTTGAGATATGTTGGGAGGAGCCTATGGTCGGACCCAAAAACGCCTTCagtatgttaaatgttttgaggtcagtatgttaaatgttttgagGTCAGTATGTTAAATGGTTTGAGGTCAGTATGTTAAATGTGTTGAGATCagtatgttaaatgttttgagATCAGTATGTTAAATGGTTTGAGGTCAGTATGTTAAATGGTTTGAGGTCagtatgttaaatgttttgagGTCAGTATGTTAAATGGTTTGAGGTCAGTATGTTAAATGGTTTGAGGTCAGTATGTTAAATGGTTTGAGGTCAGTATGTTAAATGTGTTGAGATcagtatgttaaatattttgaggtcagtaTGTTAAATGGTTTGAGGTCAGTATGTTAAATGGTTTGAGATCGTTATGTTAAATGTGTTGAGATCAGTTTGTTTTCACTTACCTTGGACGTGATTCTTTTGGGCATATTTATTTTGGGCACAACGCTTATCGCCTTGACTTCGTTGATCAATCTAAAGGTCTGGTAATTAAATTTGATAAgatattttttacttttggtTTTTAAACTTGAatcaactaaaaacaaaattatacgtTTATGAAAAGTTAAAACATGCCGACGTGTGAACTACGTTATCTGCTGAATATGTTTGTTTAAGGGGAGTGggtaattaaaataacatcagCCTACGGCCAGGAGGAGTGGGTGGGgtggtaagtttgaggtgggcgggatttggaatacgaatttagtaattaggtctttgacctaaggCCAAAATTAGCTGATTTGTGCTTTTGGAagttaggggttttttttgttgtcacGAATGAATCTCACCGTGATCTGTTACATTTATTGTCTACGAAGCCAAAACGATGCTGCCAGAATGTCCTGCCGTCGACCTTTATCAAGGATATTGCATGGTAAGAAAGTACCTTTCTAAACTGTAAAACTGCTTGTAGAGTGAATTAATTCTGCCTGACATTACGTTTAATTACTGCTCGTGCACTCCATGCCTGTCTGACGTATTAGCTGGAACACTCAGGTAATGACATGACAGAGAATGTCGATCACACACTCAGGTTTTATCATCTGTCTGACATATTCGGTGTATGTAATGACGTAATAGAGAATTTCGATCACACTCGCGTCCTTTTATCGTCTGCGTGATTAACGCACTTCGTTACCCTGCATGTGGCGCCGGAACGCACTAGAGGTCAATGACAAAGCGGTAGCGTATGGTGTGATGGTATATgagatcgattctcgtcggcgGAACCATGATGAAGCATTAATATTTCCCTTCCATGTTGTGCTTCATGAGATGTCTATCAAATGTCTTGTTATGTACTAGCATGTCTGCGGGAAGGAGCAAACATTTGGATAATTCTTCAGaagaaatccactacatttgtttttaatatgcagcaagggacctttcatatgcactgtcccataaacaggacagcgTATATACTAGTCGAGGGGCAATAGCTATGACGCAGAAAtcaatcagaaaatgggtccatTGGGGTGGTTCGGTCATACACCGCGAAACGTATTTTGCATGACCTATGTTTCGTTACCGCATTAAATTTgcaacatcatttacatagacATAACGGATTACACAGAAATTAAATGAGTTgcctaaa harbors:
- the LOC121379148 gene encoding uncharacterized protein LOC121379148 isoform X1; amino-acid sequence: MSGRVPPVIIMQTVITWRRPMDASLYPPTGNTCAYLLGNAMCYIISGLMLLVVGVIITSLTFQNLEEHDDNKERYAGPVLIGAGILVIARGAFSRLRRPARSDLARRRSFLRRYIREIYSRPMLAFRNSSSLSLCDIHVTDFQDCPRTRLYSDDPPSYDIVTSDEYLSQYVTSSTIQTDDDRTELIEADELEPPPSYDEFMRSQQMRTTQL
- the LOC121379148 gene encoding uncharacterized protein LOC121379148 isoform X2, producing MQTVITWRRPMDASLYPPTGNTCAYLLGNAMCYIISGLMLLVVGVIITSLTFQNLEEHDDNKERYAGPVLIGAGILVIARGAFSRLRRPARSDLARRRSFLRRYIREIYSRPMLAFRNSSSLSLCDIHVTDFQDCPRTRLYSDDPPSYDIVTSDEYLSQYVTSSTIQTDDDRTELIEADELEPPPSYDEFMRSQQMRTTQL